The Fusarium fujikuroi IMI 58289 draft genome, chromosome FFUJ_chr05 DNA segment CACTCCAGTCTGGGCATTAACAGATAGTGCGTCATCGTGAGCTGACATAGCGCAAGATGGAAGCGGTAACTAGATTGGCTCATAGAAGCCTCGATCAACTCATAGTCACTCATATGTCCACGTACAGCCCCCATTGGGCGGAGAATATAGCATGCACAGCGTCGATCAAGCTCGTATCGGCCTGTGCTAGCCCCCAGTTTCAGATACAGTGCAGCAACGTTGCCTTGGAATTTCAACGGTCAACGCCAAAGAAGATTCTGGCGCAGCCACAAAGAATGCATCAGTTCTAGGTGAGAAACGGTCAGATCTGCTCCCCCCGAAAGATCCGGGGAAGCATCCAACTTGTTGAATTGCCGAGCTGAAGACCGCATTTTGACTTTGGAGTTGGTAGTGATCGGCACTGGAAATTGATTGGGGCGAGCTATGACAGATGCCATGTCCATGAGCTGTAAATagatcttggccttggatgGGTATGCAAGGGTTTGTGTTGTTTGTATCCATTCACGTTGGACATGCATGAATAATGTGATATTAGAGTTGAGTGTTGTCTATGTATATAAAGGATCGCCGACTCTTCAACTGAATCCTTCCTGTTCTCCTATACTCAGCTCAACTCCATCCTACCTATACACAAACACTCAAACACTTCAACTACACAACTCTTGACAACCTTCAACATGCGTTTCTCTATCGCCGCCGCTTCCACCGCtctcctcgctctcgctgAGGCCCGCATCACCGGTATCAAGGTCCCCAAGGAGATCGCAGTCGGTAAGCCCTTCGAGGCCATCATCGTTCGCGAGAACTACATCCAGAGCGTCTTCGACTCCTCCATCGTCTTTGGTTATGCTCCTGAGTCTCAATACCCCGGCACCATCGGCCAAGTCGCCGATTCCTTCGCCCTCGGAAAGGGTATGTTTCCCCTCCTTttatcttgatctcattgcTAATACAACAACCAGCCGAGTCTAACAAGGTCGAGcctctgaagaagaagctcaccaTCCCCGAGGGCGCtaccaagggcaagggcctCGTCACCGCtgctcttctcagcatctACGGTGCTTCTGGAAGCCCTACCATCAGCGAGTACAATGTCACCGTCACTTTTGGTGACAAGACTAGCAAGGAGTATGCTAGCTCATCATGAGTTGTTAGAGTTTGATTACCTACCTGTGTCAGGGGATAAAACCTTGAcgtggtggtgttgaatATGGAGACTGGATGGGGGTTGTCTTGTGTAGACAAGTCGAATTTCCCTGGTCTGCAAATGAACTGTTTATATCTTCTTGTCACATTTTGCATATTAGAACATAGACGTTGCTTATGAAAATACTTGAGGACATGAATCTTGATGCTTATTCTATACTCTTCTGTGCTTCTTTCTTTGCATCAGCGATGTAACTCACTTATTCATCAATGTCATATTAGATAGTAGGGACATAAACAATTGTTTATATAGGCAATAGGCAAGTAGTCTATATAGGGTATCACTCTATAGAAAAGAACGAATTCGAATTAACCTCCCAGGGGTCCCAGATAAAAACCGGGACACTGTTACCTGTAATCCTCTGCTTAAGTTTCCCGATTTTTATCTGGCCCATCTGCCTCCCTAATGCTTGTGGCCATGTTTCTTGGTCTGTATACCATTGGCGCTGCCCCAGACACTGTCACTCACTTTGGCTGGGATCTTACGTCCACGAAGGCGTTGGTCGATCAACCACATGCCAACAACAAACTCTGCACGTCCCAGAACGCCTCGTCCCTTGCGGTCAACCAGGTCCCATACCTCGGCCAGCTCATCTGCCGGTAAACGGGACCGCTTCCAGATTTCTCGAACAACTGTGTTGAGAACATACTCTGAGGGGTCTCCGTTCATTGCATCCAGAGGCGCGTTGGGCAAGTCAAGGAACAAGCCACGGTTAGAAGCCCAAACTGCTTCATATCGTTTCCGCTCTCGTGGTGttacttcttctctccactTCTTTCGCGAACCTTCGTGGTGCGCGTGCTTTCCTTTGTGAAGCTTCAACCCCTTCCTTTTGTGTCGATCTGTGTCCTCTTCTAGAGGCTTGGGCGGCTGCCGTAAAGTCTGCATCAGACGAGGTGATTTTTGCCTTCGAGGCAATGGGGGCGCTAGACTGCCTCCCGTGTTGTGTGGTGTAAGACGAGCAGACGCGAGTGAACCAGCCACGATGGCGCTCGTGAGAGACTCGAGTGGGAGGCTTGTGGCTGATGAGCTTTGGAACTGGCTGCGTCGAAAATCTCGAGTCGGTGATGGCGGAACACTACCCGTAAAATGCCTCTTTACAGGCATCACCGGAGGAGATTCTCGTACCGGCGACTGAACAGATGATGCAGACACGAAGGTATCGTCCGAAGATACTGTCAGTGCCGATGTCGGCCGTGCTTCTGTAGGAGTAGGCGGCGTTGTCCTTGGACGAGATAGTCGAGGTTCGAGTGGAGGAGCGGCACGTTTTTGTGTGATAGTTGGGGACTTTTCATGTAAGACACTCTTAGACTCTACCTTTGGTTTGCTTGTCCCTCTGGGCTGCGGTGGTGTCGGGGGTCGCTGTTTTGGTTGTTCCCGAGGTTTGGGATTGTGCTTCTGAGGATCCGGCGATGGCGTCGGAATAAGGTTGGTTGCATGACGTGTAACAATCTGAGGAGGTGTCTTTGGTCTCCTAAATGAGTTTGGACTCAAAGCTGGGTTTGGACTCAGAGCAGGATTCGGGCTCAGAACTGGCTTGGGAGGAAGTGTTGGCTTAGGTGACAATACCTCGGGAGCTGGTTTGGTGGGCGTCCGAGGCTCCGGTGTCAACGGTTTTGGTTTTGGCTTGGGCTTAGGTTTTGGTTTGGTTTCCAGTGAACGTCTCTCGTCTTGCGTTATCCCCTCTTCCGAGATGCTATCGACCTGTTCTTTAGGCGCTTTGACAGGAGTCCTTTTGGGAGAGCTTCGCTTCACAGGGTCACCCGCGCGGCTTTGTTCAAACATTGAGATAAGTGATCCAGTAGGCGCAATAGGCCCTGAATCAACAATCTCACCACTGCTCGACGAACCTTCAATACTCGTCCTCCTCCGCGGTGTTCGAGCCTTGGGACTAGGACTAGCACTCCGACTTGCTGCCAGCGTGGCAGCTATGAAGCTTGCGCTCTTGGGATCTGTGCCTCCCCTAGCTGCACTCGGATGAAG contains these protein-coding regions:
- a CDS encoding related to increased rDNA silencing protein IRS4 is translated as MTPVAAHTTGSSDAAAALRGATLAFNKTKPAPPPPQKDNGALTAATSAGRPRSPTKNLGAQSTGGSTIDNEQYGQNGQNGGSIAARLRQLGHSPGQLHPSAARGGTDPKSASFIAATLAASRSASPSPKARTPRRRTSIEGSSSSGEIVDSGPIAPTGSLISMFEQSRAGDPVKRSSPKRTPVKAPKEQVDSISEEGITQDERRSLETKPKPKPKPKPKPLTPEPRTPTKPAPEVLSPKPTLPPKPVLSPNPALSPNPALSPNSFRRPKTPPQIVTRHATNLIPTPSPDPQKHNPKPREQPKQRPPTPPQPRGTSKPKVESKSVLHEKSPTITQKRAAPPLEPRLSRPRTTPPTPTEARPTSALTVSSDDTFVSASSVQSPVRESPPVMPVKRHFTGSVPPSPTRDFRRSQFQSSSATSLPLESLTSAIVAGSLASARLTPHNTGGSLAPPLPRRQKSPRLMQTLRQPPKPLEEDTDRHKRKGLKLHKGKHAHHEGSRKKWREEVTPRERKRYEAVWASNRGLFLDLPNAPLDAMNGDPSEYVLNTVVREIWKRSRLPADELAEVWDLVDRKGRGVLGRAEFVVGMWLIDQRLRGRKIPAKVSDSVWGSANGIQTKKHGHKH